CTGGGTTTAGGAGCATTAGCTCTTGATCTACCACTAACAGCAAGTGAGGCTGGTCATGGACTAGTTCCTCCTGCTACAGCTATAGCTTTGATGGGAAAAGCAGGATCTGTTCTACTTCTTACTATGCTTTTTATGTGAGTCTCACTTCTTTTCACGGATTTGTTGTTTAGTTGCTTCATTTTGGCATTTCTTAGCTTAGTTAGGTTTAGAGAACATGTAATCTTGGATAGTATGAATGGACAAGAAGTAGTTCATGGGAACAATATTATTCGATTGCAAAGCTTCTAGCTTTGTTTCCCGCTTCAAGTATAGTTAAGATCAACAAACAAATTTTCACCTATAGCATAAAAGTGATTCTTCCCAGTTCAATGATCTGGATGAATGCCTTGGTGGGTTGTAGTAAAGGTATAAGATTATCACAGAAAATAAAGAGATAAAAGGATGTATAATGGGCTGCAATTAGATTTAGTAACAACATAAATGTGCTTCACACATCTTACCTTCAAGAAATTTAATTTCTGATAAAAGGAAGAAACTCGCAATGAATAATTATGTATTTATGTAAAGATGTTTGTAATCCAGGCAAGAAAAAGAGGTTACTTGTGCTTTATGGTACTTGTGTTCTGTTTTCAGGGCTGTGACATCTGCTGGTTCTGCTGAGCTAATCGCTGTTTCTTCCTTGTGTACATATGACATATACCGTACCTATATCAATCCAAATGCAACTGGAAAGCAAATTCTAAAAATTTCACGGTTTGTCATTCTGGTTTTTGGGTgtttcatgggagtgctagcagtGATTTTGAATAAGGTTGGAGTATCATTGGGCTGGATGTACCTAGCCATGGGAGTTCTTATCGGTTCAGCTGTTCCTCCTATAGCTTTCATGCTTCTATGGAAGAAAGCAAATGCATCAGGTGCCATTGTTGGAACAATAACTGGCTGCATTCTTGGAATTATAACGTGGTTATCAGTGACGAAAGTAGAGTATGGCCGAGTAAATCTTGACACAACTGGCAGGAATGCACCGATGCTTGCTGGAAACCTTGTCTCTATACTGACTGGTGGGGCTATCCATGCTGTATATAGTTTATTGTGGCCTCAGAATTATGATTGGGAAAGTACCAAGCAGATAACCATGGTAGAAAGGGATAAGACCGATTTGCCAGATGAAGAATTTAAGGAAGAAAAGCTTAAGAATGCAAAAGCATGGATAGTGAAATGGGGTATCGGTTTTACTGTTGTGATTGTCATAATGTGGCCTGTTCTGTCGCTTCCAGCCAGTAAGTTCACCTATGACTCCTTTCTAGTTGATTTGGATAAGTACATGAATTTCCTCCAGTCTAGCAAGATATGCTTCTGTCTATGATCGGATTCTTTACCTTAACAAAAGAGAGTCAGGATAATCTGACTGCAATTATGATACAAACTTGATCCACTGAAACAATTATTTGATTCTTTGCTCTTTTAGAGGGGTTTTCTTAACAAGAACTACTTGCCAGAATCAAAGAATTGCTTCCTGGGAGAATCACTCTAAAATAGAAGAAGTCATACCAAAGGCAGCATTAAACTTCCAAAAGGCCACAACTATTACTAATCCTTCTGTTTCTTTGGAAATCAAGTCTTACAATTTTAACTGTAAATTTGAATTTCCTATTGAACTTGCATCAAATAGATAATCAAACTAAGTGATTTGATGTCTAGTTGATTTGGCTTGATCCAACATAAATCATATCTTTCTTGGCTGTTTGGAGTCTTAGAGGTCCAAACAGGGCTTACATTAAGACATATCCTTTGCACATGAATTAGTTGGTTTTGACACTATAGATATTTATATGCTTTTGGTGGTCCAAAGAATAATATGTGCAAGATTTATTGTCCtaaaatttatttctttttttcaggAGCATTCGGTCTTGGATACTTCACATTCTGGGCTGTCATTGCAATTGCTTGGGGTACCATAGGATCTATTGTGATTATTGCTTTGCCCTTGTTTGAAAGCAGGGAAACAATCAAAAATGTCTTGATTGGCATCTTTACAAGTGCCATTCTCAATGAAAAGATTGAGGAAACGAATGCCAAAATACGTGCAGTACCAGAGACTGAACAAATACACTTAGAGAAAGACAAggcaaagaaacaagaaaaattagAGCAACAAACTCATTCTGTTTCAGTGGAGCCATGATAGGCTTCTCATAGAAGCTATTCTCATTGATGCTTTGGAAGCATAGATCTCTTTTCAGATTTTGGAAAATGGAAAATCTTCAAATGGTTTGGTTGCTTGTCTTGCACCTTTTCCTTGTAAGTTAGGATATGTGCTTAGGGGTCTAACCTTAATGATCAGAGATAAACTTGTCTTCTGGTCTTATGGCCTGAGCCTTTGCTGTTCAATTGTAACAGAAAATCTGATTTGTGAAAATCCCTTAGCCTTTCTGTATATGTATACCTTGTAGTCAAAATCTAATAATTATCTGAATCATTTGTTGAAAGATGGTCTAACTCACTAGGCCTTCTCTCCCTTGTCTCAATTTCATGTACATAAAGATTTATTTGTGTGGGGGCTAGCCTAAGGGCTTAGCCATACTCAAGCTGTGACTTGAAAGATGTTTGGGCCTTTGGATTGGCCTGAGGCTAGGTTGGAGCTATACTTGGATTCACTTTGGCTAATCTTGAGTTATTGGATTCATGTGAATCCAACTTTTAGGTTGATATGAATGGCAATAGAGTTGTTAATGCAAATTGATTGACCAGTGAGGTGCATGGGGTCAATGCATTTTTC
Above is a genomic segment from Telopea speciosissima isolate NSW1024214 ecotype Mountain lineage unplaced genomic scaffold, Tspe_v1 Tspe_v1.0728, whole genome shotgun sequence containing:
- the LOC122648300 gene encoding urea-proton symporter DUR3-like, producing the protein MASSSVQCPPLGFSAKYYHVGIDGSCVRQSSFFEGKAALSQGVGYSVILGFGAFFAVFTSLLVWLEKRYVGARHTSEWFNTAGRSVKTGLIASVIVSQWTWAATILQSSNVAWEYGISGPFWYASGATIQVLLFGVMAIEIKRKAPHAHTVCEIVRARWGNAAHIVFLGFCFMTNIIVTAMLLLGGSAVVNAITGVNIYAASFLIPLGVIVYTLAGGLKATFLASYIHSVIVHVILVIFVYLVYTASSKLGSPKVVYNHLLEVASKSRICQEPVSHTGQACGPVGGNYKGSYLTMLSSGGLVFGIINIIGNFGTVFVDNGYWMSAIAARPSSTHKGYLLGGLVWFAVPFSLATSLGLGALALDLPLTASEAGHGLVPPATAIALMGKAGSVLLLTMLFMAVTSAGSAELIAVSSLCTYDIYRTYINPNATGKQILKISRFVILVFGCFMGVLAVILNKVGVSLGWMYLAMGVLIGSAVPPIAFMLLWKKANASGAIVGTITGCILGIITWLSVTKVEYGRVNLDTTGRNAPMLAGNLVSILTGGAIHAVYSLLWPQNYDWESTKQITMVERDKTDLPDEEFKEEKLKNAKAWIVKWGIGFTVVIVIMWPVLSLPARAFGLGYFTFWAVIAIAWGTIGSIVIIALPLFESRETIKNVLIGIFTSAILNEKIEETNAKIRAVPETEQIHLEKDKAKKQEKLEQQTHSVSVEP